In Quercus robur chromosome 11, dhQueRobu3.1, whole genome shotgun sequence, the following proteins share a genomic window:
- the LOC126706981 gene encoding cytochrome P450 CYP82D47-like, with product MLFSYPFFTNSMASIFTIFMFIFFLIWISRRVQRTASKSKVLPEASGAWPLIGHLHLLGGSKPAHVALGNMAEKHGPIFTIWLGVHRTIVVSSWEIAKECFTTNDKAFANRSKGLAPEILGYNYAMIGFSPYGPFWRQVRKMATLEVLSNHRLETLKHIREAEVNDSIKEIYKLLVKKNKVLLEMERWLGYTALNVICRMVVGQRFGKATTKVENDRNDRCRKALRDFTDLSGEFVISDALPYLRRFDVGGSKKAMKKCAKELDDITEEWLKEHKQRKISSGVKEDQDFMDVMLSIVTNDDETSSYDVDTIVKATCLALVLAASDTSTITLTWALSLLLSNPKTLTKAQEELDIHIGRERQVKESDMKNLVYLQAILKETMRLYPAVPLLVPHESMEDCTLVGYHVPAGTRLIVNLPKLHRDPNVWVDPSEFRPERFLTTHKDVDVRGQNFELIPFGSGRRICPGISFALQVTQLTLATLLHAFEISCPSDEPVDMTEKCGLTNPKATPLEVYLTPRLHAQVYA from the exons ATGCTCTTCTCCTATCCGTTCTTCACAAATTCTATGGCTAGCATATTCACCATTTTCATGTTCATATTCTTTCTAATATGGATATCAAGAAGAGTTCAAAGAACTGCTAGTAAAAGTAAAGTTCTACCTGAAGCTAGTGGGGCTTGGCCTTTGATTGGCCACCTCCACCTGTTAGGAGGGTCAAAACCGGCTCATGTAGCCTTGGGTAACATGGCTGAAAAGCATGGACCAATCTTCACAATTTGGTTGGGTGTGCATCGAACAATAGTAGTAAGCAGTTGGGAGATAGCCAAAGAGTGTTTTACTACTAATGATAAAGCCTTTGCCAACCGTTCTAAAGGTTTAGCTCCAGAAATCTTGGGCTACAACTATGCCATGATTGGGTTCAGCCCTTATGGTCCCTTCTGGCGCCAAGTGAGAAAAATGGCCACACTAGAGGTCCTCTCAAACCACCGCCTTGAAACGCTCAAACACATTCGAGAAGCTGAGGTAAATGATTCTATAAAAGAGATATATAAGCTATTGGTCAAGAAGAACAAGGTGTTATTGGAGATGGAGAGATGGCTTGGGTACACAGCCCTAAACGTTATATGTAGGATGGTTGTTGGACAAAGATTTGGTAAGGCTACGACCAAGGTTGAGAATGATAGAAATGATCGGTGCCGAAAGGCATTGAGAGATTTTACAGATTTGAGTGGAGAGTTTGTGATCTCAGATGCACTACCGTATCTAAGGAGGTTTGACGTCGGGGGGAGCAAGAAAGCCATGAAGAAATGTGCAAAAGAATTGGATGATATTACTGAAGAATGGCTAAAGGAGCATAAGCAGAGGAAAATTTCTAGTGGGGTGAAGGAAGACCAAGATTTTATGGATGTAATGCTATCCATTGTTACTAATGATGATGAGACTTCCAGTTATGATGTTGATACAATCGTCAAAGCTACATGCTTG GCCCTTGTCTTAGCGGCTTCAGACACATCAACAATAACATTGACATGGGCTCTCTCTTTACTTCTCAGCAACCCTAAGACCTTAACAAAAGCTCAAGAAGAATTAGACATCCATATCGGTAGAGAAAGGCAAGTGAAGGAATCAGATATGAAAAATTTGGTATATCTCCAAGCTATCCTCAAAGAAACAATGCGTTTATACCCTGCTGTACCACTCCTAGTACCACACGAGTCAATGGAAGATTGTACTTTGGTTGGTTACCACGTCCCAGCAGGCACACGACTTATTGTTAATCTTCCGAAACTCCATCGAGACCCAAATGTGTGGGTGGATCCTAGTGAATTTCGACCTGAAAGATTTCTTACAACTCACAAGGATGTTGATGTTAGAggccaaaattttgaattgatacCATTTGGAAGTGGTAGAAGAATATGCCCCGGGATATCATTTGCCTTGCAAGTTACACAACTCACACTTGCTACTTTGTTGCATGCTTTTGAAATTTCATGCCCATCAGATGAACCTGTGGACATGACAGAAAAATGTGGACTTACAAACCCGAAAGCTACACCACTTGAAGTCTATCTCACTCCTCGCCTTCATGCTCAAGTATATGCATAA
- the LOC126704847 gene encoding uncharacterized protein LOC126704847: MARDSLKRNQSLYFQYHQDHEHTTKDCRNLWNHLDQLVRKGKLRHLLHPSSGYLGQAAQEPRKDVSLRPSMSTIHVILTAPGRTGSFPPRVMSVARLSIEDGERESKRSKKGNSPVLGFSDEDKIRTIQPHDDALVVTLRIGGFDVKRLLVDPGSAVEVMYPDLYKGLNLKPEDLMAYDSPLVSFEGKTVTPKGHIRLPIQTGLEVVEVDFIVARPWLHALGVVSSTLH, from the coding sequence ATGGCCCGAGACTCCTTAAAGCGCAACCAGAGTCTGTATTTTCAATACCACCAAGACCACGAACATACTACcaaggattgcaggaatctttGGAACCACCTTGATCAGTTGGTCCGAAAAGGAAAATTGCGACACCTCTTACACCCCTCTAGCGGTTATCTGGGTCAGGCAGCCCAAGAACCCCGGAAAGACGTATCTTTGAGACCTTCCATGAgtacgatacatgtcatcctcacCGCTCCAGGGAGGACCGGCTCTTTTCCCCCGAGGGTAATGTCTGTGGCTCGACTCTCCATTGAGGACGGTGAGAGGGAGTCCAAAAGGTCTAAAAAGGGGAACTCACCTGTGCTGGGATTCTCAGATGAGGATAAGATTagaacaattcaacctcacgacgatgcttTGGTAGTTACGCTCAGGATTGGAGGGTTCGACGTGAAGAGATTACTGGTAGACCCGGGCAGTGCTGTGGAGGTGATGTACCCTGATCTGTACAAAGGGCTGAACCTAAAGCCCGAGGACCTAATGGCTTACGATTCCCCTCTGGTAAGTTTCGAAGGGAAGACTGTCACACCAAAAGGGCATATCAGACTGCCCATACAGACTGGAttagaggtggtggaggtggattttATCGTAGCCAGACCTTGGCTCCATGCTCTGGGAGTCGTTTCTTCTACACTTCACTAG